The following coding sequences lie in one Syngnathus scovelli strain Florida chromosome 1, RoL_Ssco_1.2, whole genome shotgun sequence genomic window:
- the sec24d gene encoding protein transport protein Sec24D yields the protein MSEHGYVAATSYSQAQPGLGGYQGGFGAAPAQPHYGHYGGAPQAFTAPPTAVQKLPAPSGPGLPPPPGPGHYNPNSQQNGAHMQRYPPATYGQPPQPSYNSMASPAPPPPMQLTHQMSGMNLGNYGPVQNPPSATSPMTQQPFRGPPPPTAAQPPMPPQMAPPASMSMGQPYPGAPPPTAPGGFHQPGLAGPPGPAGPPGYPQQGGPFMGGHMAGPQPGGFPGGLGPQPGPPQKKLDLDSIPSITQVIEDDQARNGGQVFSTNVRGQVPPLVTTNFTVQDQGHASPRFIRCTTYSFPCTAELAKQCQVPLACVVKPFARVPKNEAPLYLVNHGENGPIRCNRCKAYMCPYMQFLDGGRRYQCAFCSCVNEVPVFYFQHLDHMGRRVDFYERAELSLGSYEMVATLDYCKNNKPPKPPAYIFMIDVSYNNIKSGLVRLICDELKTLLDKLPREEGAESSAIKVGFVTYNKTLHFYNVKSSLSQPQMMVVSDMAEMYVPLPDGFLVDFQESRAVVCNLLSQIPEMFTETNESETVFAPVIQAGVEAFKEADCSGKLFIFHSSMPTAEAPGKLKNRDDKKLVNTDKEKTLFQPLKATYEDLSKDCVAQGCCVDLFLFPNQYVDVATMADVPSHTGGSVFKYNNFQMDTDGEHFLRDLRKEVQKNIGFDGIMRVRTSTGFRATDFFGAIHMNNTTDVEMAAVDCDKAVTVEFKHDDALSEETGAFIQCALLYTTVSGQRRLRILNLGLNCSSHLSELYKSCETDTLVNFFAKSAYRAILNQPLKNVRDILVNQTAHMLACYRKNCASASVASQLILPDAMKVFLVYMNSLMKTPPLTGSTELSTDERAHQRLALMAMAVEDSQLLLYPRLTPLHNMDVSSEVPPAPTRCSEERLTDDGVFLLENGQVLFLWLGQASPPDVIQGLFNVPSLAHLQAHVCALPELDNPLSKKVRAIVNDLLEKRPRSMKLQIVRQKDRPEMVFRQFLVEDKGLHGGTSYMDFLCHVHREIRQLLT from the exons ATGAGTGAGCACGGTTACGTTGCCGCAACCTCGTACTCCCAGGCCCAGCCGGGCTTGGGAGGCTACCAAGGGGGATTCGGGGCCGCTCCTGCGCAACCCCACTACGGACACTACGGAGGAGCGCCGCAGGCATTTACGGCGCCTCCTACAG CCGTGCAGAAATTGCCGGCGCCCTCTGGTCCAGGTCTACCTCCACCTCCCGGGCCCGGTCATTACAATCCAAACAGCCAACAGAATGGAGCTCATATGCAAAG GTACCCCCCTGCCACTTATGGGCAACCACCACAGCCGTCATACAACAGCATGGCCTCTCCAGCCCCGCCTCCACCCATGCAGCTCACTCACCAGATGAGCGGCATGAACTTGGGCAACTACG GGCCCGTTCAGAACCCCCCCTCTGCGACGAGCCCCATGACCCAGCAGCCTTTCCGGGGACCCCCTCCTCCAACCGCGGCGCAGCCCCCCATGCCGCCCCAGATGGCTCCACCGGCAAGCATGTCCATGGGTCAACCCTACCCTGGCGCGCCTCCTCCTACAGCTCCCGGAGGCTTCCATCAGCCTGGACTGGCCGGCCCACCCGGACCGGCCGGTCCACCTGGTTACCCGCAACAAGGAG GTCCGTTTATGGGAGGCCACATGGCAGGACCTCAGCCAGGGGGGTTCCCTGGAGGACTGGGCCCACAACCCGGTCCTCCCCAGAAGAAACTGGATCTGGACTCAATCCCCAGCATA ACCCAAGTGATCGAGGACGACCAAGCCAGAAACGGAGGACAAGTCTTCAGCACCAACGTCCGAGGACAAGTCCCACCTCTGGTCACCACCAACTTCACCGTGCAAGACCAAG GTCACGCCAGTCCCAGGTTCATCCGCTGCACCACCTACTCCTTCCCATGTACCGCCGAGCTAGCCAAACAGTGTCAGGTGCCCCTGGCGTGTGTCGTCAAACCTTTTGCTCGAGTGCCTAAGAATGAG GCGCCGTTGTATCTGGTGAATCACGGCGAAAATGGCCCCATTCGCTGCAATCGGTGCAAGGCCTACATGTGCCCCTACATGCAGTTCCTCGACGGCGGCCGCCGCTACCAGTGTGCTTTCTGCAGCTGCGTCAACGAAG TGCCCGTCTTCTACTTCCAACATCTGGATCACATGGGCCGGCGGGTGGACTTCTACGAGCGAGCCGAGCTGTCGCTGGGATCCTACGAGATGGTGGCCACGCTGGACTACTGCAAG AACAACAAGCCGCCCAAGCCACCTGCCTACATCTTCATGATCGACGTGTCCTACAACAACATCAAGAGCGGACTGGTCAGGCTCATATGCGACGAGCTCAAGACGCTACTTGACAAGCTGCCCAG GGAGGAGGGCGCCGAGAGCTCGGCCATCAAAGTGGGCTTTGTCACCTACAACAAGACGCTCCACTTCTACAACGTCAAGAGCTCCCTGTCGCAGCCGCAGATGATGGTGGTGTCCGACATGGCCGAGATGTACGTGCCGCTTCCCGATGGCTTCTTGGTCGACTTCCAGGAATCCAGGGCGGTGGTCTGCAA CCTCCTGAGCCAGATCCCTGAAATGTTTACCGAGACCAACGAGAGCGAAACGGTCTTTGCTCCTGTCATCCAAGCTGGTGTGGAGGCCTTCAAG GAAGCAGACTGCAGCGGCAAGCTCTTCATCTTCCACTCGTCCATGCCCaccgccgaggctcccggcaagcTGAAGAACCGGGACGACAAAAAGCTGGTGAACACGGACAAAGAGAAAACGCTGTTCCAGCCGCTGAAGGCCACGTACGAGGATCTGTCCAAGGACTGCGTGGCTCAGGGATGCTGCGTGgacctcttcctcttccctaACCAGTACGTAGACGTGGCCACCATGGCGGACGTGCCGTCGCACACGGGCGGCTCCGTCTTCAAGTACAACAACTTCCAG ATGGACACGGACGGCGAGCACTTCCTGCGGGACCTGAGGAAGGAAGTGCAGAAGAACATCGGATTTGACGGCATCATGCGTGTTCGTACCAGTACAG GTTTCAGAGCCACCGACTTCTTCGGCGCCATCCACATGAACAACACCACCGACGTGGAGATGGCAGCGGTGGATTGCGACAAGGCAGTGACGGTGGAGTTCAAGCACGACGATGCGCTCAGCGAGGAGACGGGCGCCTTCATCCAG TGCGCCCTGTTGTACACCACGGTTAGCGGGCAACGGCGTCTGCGCATCCTCAACCTCGGGCTCAACTGCAGCTCGCATTTGTCCGAGCTTTACAAAAGCTGCGAGACCGACACGCTCGTTAACTTCTTTGCCAAATCTG CCTACCGCGCCATCCTCAACCAGCCCCTGAAGAACGTGAGGGACATTCTGGTCAACCAGACGGCCCACATGCTGGCCTGCTACAGGAAGAACTGCGCCAGTGCTTCGGTCGCCAGCCAG CTGATCCTGCCGGACGCCATGAAGGTGTTCCTGGTCTACATGAACAGCCTGATGAAAACGCCCCCCCTGACGGGCAGCACGGAGCTGTCCACGGACGAGCGCGCCCATCAGCGCCTCGCCCTCATGGCCATGGCAGTGGAGGACAGCCAGCTGCTGCTCTACCCCCGCCTCACCCCGCTG CACAACATGGATGTCAGTAGCGAGGTCCCGCCCGCCCCGACCCGCTGCTCCGAGGAGCGGCTGACGGACGACGGCGTGTTCCTGCTGGAGAACGGTCAAGTCTTGTTTCTGTGGCTGGGCCAGGCCAGCCCCCCAGATGTGATCCAGGGTCTCTTCAACGTGCCTTCACTCGCCCACTTGCAAGCCCACGTG TGTGCGTTGCCAGAATTGGATAACCCGCTGTCCAAGAAGGTCCGAGCCATCGTTAATGACCTTCTGGAAAAGAGGCCCAGATCCATGAAG CTTCAGATTGTAAGGCAGAAGGACAGGCCCGAAATGGTGTTCCGCCAATTCCTGGTGGAGGACAAAGGCCTGCACGGGGGCACCTCCTACATGGACTTCCTTTGCCACGTTCACCGCGAAATCAGACAACTGcttacctaa
- the kcnip4a gene encoding Kv channel-interacting protein 4 isoform X1 encodes MDTRERVMTISGRVDAAVSSAGYPSLVREGGVRARLMRLLPCAAAKSSSGAEQNSIEDELELSTVRHRPEGLGQLEAQTRFSRKELQILYRGFKNECPSGVVNEETFKDIYAQFFPQGDASMYAHFLFNAFDTDHNGSVSFEDFVMGLSILLRGTIQEKLNWAFNLYDINKDGYITKEEMLDIMKAIYDMMGKCTYPVLKEETPRQHVDVFFQKMDKNKDGVVTIDEFIDCCQNDENIMRSMHLFENVL; translated from the exons gttacCCGTCGCTTGTCCGCGAGGGCGGGGTGAGGGCTCGCCTCATGAGGTTGCTCCCGTGCGCCGCCGCCAAGTCGTCGTCGGGCGCCGAACAAA ACAGCATCGAAGACGAGCTGGAACTGTCGACCGTGCGTCACCGCCCCGAAGGTCTCGGACAGCTGGAAGCGCAGACGCGCTTCTCCCGCAAGGAACTGCAGATCCTCTACCGCGGCTTTAAGAAC GAATGTCCAAGCGGCGTCGTCAACGAGGAAACCTTCAAAGACATTTACGCCCAGTTCTTCCCACAAGGAG ATGCGTCGATGTACGCTCACTTCCTGTTCAACGCCTTTGACACGGATCACAACGGCTCGGTGAGCTTTGAAGATTTTGTCATGGGTCTTTCCATTTTATTGCGGGGCACCATTCAAGAGAAACTCAATTGGGCTTTCAACCTCTATGACATCAACAAAGATGGTTACATCACCAAAGAG GAGATGCTCGACATCATGAAGGCCATCTACGACATGATGGGTAAATGCACGTACCCCGTGCTCAAAGAGGAGACGCCACGCCAGCATGTAGATGTGTTCTTTCAG AAAATGGATAAGAACAAAGACGGCGTGGTGACCATCGACGAGTTCATCGACTGCTGCCAAAAT GACGAAAACATCATGCGCTCCATGCACCTCTTTGAAAACGTCCTTTAA
- the kcnip4a gene encoding Kv channel-interacting protein 4 isoform X5, producing MDTRERVMTISGRVDAAVSSAGYPSLVREGGVRARLMRLLPCAAAKSSSGAEQNSIEDELELSTVRHRPEGLGQLEAQTRFSRKELQILYRGFKNECPSGVVNEETFKDIYAQFFPQGDASMYAHFLFNAFDTDHNGSEMLDIMKAIYDMMGKCTYPVLKEETPRQHVDVFFQKMDKNKDGVVTIDEFIDCCQNDENIMRSMHLFENVL from the exons gttacCCGTCGCTTGTCCGCGAGGGCGGGGTGAGGGCTCGCCTCATGAGGTTGCTCCCGTGCGCCGCCGCCAAGTCGTCGTCGGGCGCCGAACAAA ACAGCATCGAAGACGAGCTGGAACTGTCGACCGTGCGTCACCGCCCCGAAGGTCTCGGACAGCTGGAAGCGCAGACGCGCTTCTCCCGCAAGGAACTGCAGATCCTCTACCGCGGCTTTAAGAAC GAATGTCCAAGCGGCGTCGTCAACGAGGAAACCTTCAAAGACATTTACGCCCAGTTCTTCCCACAAGGAG ATGCGTCGATGTACGCTCACTTCCTGTTCAACGCCTTTGACACGGATCACAACGGCTCG GAGATGCTCGACATCATGAAGGCCATCTACGACATGATGGGTAAATGCACGTACCCCGTGCTCAAAGAGGAGACGCCACGCCAGCATGTAGATGTGTTCTTTCAG AAAATGGATAAGAACAAAGACGGCGTGGTGACCATCGACGAGTTCATCGACTGCTGCCAAAAT GACGAAAACATCATGCGCTCCATGCACCTCTTTGAAAACGTCCTTTAA
- the kcnip4a gene encoding Kv channel-interacting protein 4 isoform X3, which yields MDTRERVMTISGRVDAAVSSADSIEDELELSTVRHRPEGLGQLEAQTRFSRKELQILYRGFKNECPSGVVNEETFKDIYAQFFPQGDASMYAHFLFNAFDTDHNGSVSFEDFVMGLSILLRGTIQEKLNWAFNLYDINKDGYITKEEMLDIMKAIYDMMGKCTYPVLKEETPRQHVDVFFQKMDKNKDGVVTIDEFIDCCQNDENIMRSMHLFENVL from the exons ACAGCATCGAAGACGAGCTGGAACTGTCGACCGTGCGTCACCGCCCCGAAGGTCTCGGACAGCTGGAAGCGCAGACGCGCTTCTCCCGCAAGGAACTGCAGATCCTCTACCGCGGCTTTAAGAAC GAATGTCCAAGCGGCGTCGTCAACGAGGAAACCTTCAAAGACATTTACGCCCAGTTCTTCCCACAAGGAG ATGCGTCGATGTACGCTCACTTCCTGTTCAACGCCTTTGACACGGATCACAACGGCTCGGTGAGCTTTGAAGATTTTGTCATGGGTCTTTCCATTTTATTGCGGGGCACCATTCAAGAGAAACTCAATTGGGCTTTCAACCTCTATGACATCAACAAAGATGGTTACATCACCAAAGAG GAGATGCTCGACATCATGAAGGCCATCTACGACATGATGGGTAAATGCACGTACCCCGTGCTCAAAGAGGAGACGCCACGCCAGCATGTAGATGTGTTCTTTCAG AAAATGGATAAGAACAAAGACGGCGTGGTGACCATCGACGAGTTCATCGACTGCTGCCAAAAT GACGAAAACATCATGCGCTCCATGCACCTCTTTGAAAACGTCCTTTAA
- the kcnip4a gene encoding Kv channel-interacting protein 4 isoform X4 gives MGALMVIFSLQPKQRRKPTDSIEDELELSTVRHRPEGLGQLEAQTRFSRKELQILYRGFKNECPSGVVNEETFKDIYAQFFPQGDASMYAHFLFNAFDTDHNGSVSFEDFVMGLSILLRGTIQEKLNWAFNLYDINKDGYITKEEMLDIMKAIYDMMGKCTYPVLKEETPRQHVDVFFQKMDKNKDGVVTIDEFIDCCQNDENIMRSMHLFENVL, from the exons ACAGCATCGAAGACGAGCTGGAACTGTCGACCGTGCGTCACCGCCCCGAAGGTCTCGGACAGCTGGAAGCGCAGACGCGCTTCTCCCGCAAGGAACTGCAGATCCTCTACCGCGGCTTTAAGAAC GAATGTCCAAGCGGCGTCGTCAACGAGGAAACCTTCAAAGACATTTACGCCCAGTTCTTCCCACAAGGAG ATGCGTCGATGTACGCTCACTTCCTGTTCAACGCCTTTGACACGGATCACAACGGCTCGGTGAGCTTTGAAGATTTTGTCATGGGTCTTTCCATTTTATTGCGGGGCACCATTCAAGAGAAACTCAATTGGGCTTTCAACCTCTATGACATCAACAAAGATGGTTACATCACCAAAGAG GAGATGCTCGACATCATGAAGGCCATCTACGACATGATGGGTAAATGCACGTACCCCGTGCTCAAAGAGGAGACGCCACGCCAGCATGTAGATGTGTTCTTTCAG AAAATGGATAAGAACAAAGACGGCGTGGTGACCATCGACGAGTTCATCGACTGCTGCCAAAAT GACGAAAACATCATGCGCTCCATGCACCTCTTTGAAAACGTCCTTTAA